From the genome of Medicago truncatula cultivar Jemalong A17 chromosome 2, MtrunA17r5.0-ANR, whole genome shotgun sequence:
AGAATCATCTGCAGTTGCAGTTGCTAGCCAATAATCGCCAACCAAAGTTGACAGCATACAAGCCACTGACATTGCTACCATGAGTGCTATTCCCCACCATCCAAATGCTTCTGTGAAATAATGTTTGTATACTTTAAGGTTTACACGTCCAGTTTCTCTTTCCTCATCTTCAATGAGCTTTGCTGCAGTTTTATTAGACTTAGATTTATCTTGAGAAGACTTCTTTTCTACCGCGCTTTCTTTTTCTCTCGAAGAAATGTGGGCCAGTTTTGGAGATTGAGCAGAATCATCACTTGTTTGTGCAATTTCCATCGAGGATTCATGAGCTGCCACGAGTGCACCAAAATCTAGGCCTGCTTTGAGAAGTTCATCATACTTTCCACTTTGCACTACTCTCCCTTCTCGCATCACCTTTGAAATTGGTATCAAAACAAGCCAAAGTTTCTCAGTTGAAAGAACTTGAATGTTTAAGGCTATTTATTGCAAACAAGTTATCAGTTCTTGGACCTGGAAATTTTTGCCAAATCTAAGAGAAAACTAGAGCTTAGCAAGAACAAGTTTTCAACATATCATAAACAAGTTGGACATGATTGTTAGCAGCCAACACTCAggtgggatttagtcccacattggatagaTAGGATTcatgagaagagtttataaagaggaggcactcttCATCATACAAGCCTGTTTTGTAATGATGAGTTAGGCCTCAATATGCATTACAATGATTGATATCTATGCACCAAGTTTAGGGGGAGGGGGGGaatgatgaaaattttattattttccgttattgttattattctaatttaatggttgtttattttttaattatatcacTCATTATATTGAGGAGTTGATTAGTTGTATTCTCTTCTGTAAAAGGACCACTCTTCTTATTTAATTATATCACTCAAATTATGAagtaatttctaaaaaaaataaaattgactttAATCATACAAATGATGAAtgtgattaaaaaaatgtgttatgcTGAAAgtgcataaaaattaatttatttgttttctccCTTATTTGGTGAAAGGATGATAGAACACATATATACCACCTTTGAATAAGACCTACCACATTATGAGTACTGCTACTCACTATTGGTAAGATAATTTGGgagaaattgaattgaatcatcatttatagaaaatctcaaacattttagGGACTTGTGAGCATATACATACCATTATAGAGTCGACATTATGCAAGAAATCAACTTGATGTGTTACAAGTAAAACAGTTTTATCTTTAAGAGTTCCCATGATACATTCCTGCAACAAAAATAGAGAATCAGGAAATTCATTATTTCACAGAAGCATTAAAGTATACAAACAGTATTATATCATTATACTTTAATGTTTGTGACTGCATTAGAAATTTAAAACTGACAGTATTATATCATTAAAAACTAGAAAATGAAGCTATTTAGCCCTTCTTGTAAGTTTTAACTTTGTGCTTgccttaaaaataaatgatccTGTTTGAGCATCAACGGCACTGAATACATCATCAAGGAGATAGATGTCACTGTCTTGATATACAGCTCTAGCAAGTTGTATGCGTTGTTTCTGGCCTCCGCTGAGGTTAATACCGCGCTCTCCAATCTCAGTTTCGTCACCATATTCCATCATTTCAAGATCCTTTTCAAGGCAGCACACTCTTAAAGCTTCTTTGTACTTTTCCATGTTCATTGGTAAACCAAAcaatatgttttctttgatggttGCATTCTGAATCCATGATGTCTGTGCTACATATGCCGTCGTCCCACAAACTCTAGCCTGTAATATTTTACAAGTAATGATGACATCTACTAATGATAAAGGCAACTTTTCACAGAACAACATGGACTAATCGATTAAATGTTTTTGAATACATTTGAAAAGCATAGTCATGAATTCTTGTAACAAAAGCAGACTCACTAATGCTTATGCTCATAGATAAATAAACAAATCTAAATAGTCCCTACTGTCACAAGAATTAGCTTTGATGCATTTCTCTATTGCATTCCATACTATAAGTAAATTATTCACAATAAAGGATGAGATAAATTCCTCATTAACATACCTTTCCTGAGATCTTGAACATTTCTCCCAACACAGAAGCCAATAATGAAGACTTGCCCGATCCAACTGTTCCTACAATAGCAGCATGGTCCCCTTTCTTAATTACCAACTCTTCAACTGTCAACGCCTCATTCTCATCGTTATCATCCCAAGAAAATTTCCCATCTTTTATCTCCACAGCTACATCACCACCACAACTCTCATCTCTTTGCACAGCACTATCATCCATTTCCTTACTCATCATGAACTCATCCAACCTCCCTAAAGATATAGTTGCTTGAGAAATATTGATAAGAGCCTGAGGGAAAGTCCTCAGAGGCTCTTGAAGAATCTTGATAATCGAAGTTATTGTAAAAACTGTGCCGGCCTTCAAAGGAGTTCCTATAAAAGTTGCAGTTCCAAAGGTAAGAACAGCTACAGTTATTGAAGCAGTACCCAGAATTCCCATGTTAACTGCAAAATAGTACAAGAATTTCCCAATCCATCCATGTTCGGCTTCACGAAACTGTTGAATCTTGTTACCGAAGTACTCTTCCCACGCTTGAAACTTAATCACACGCATGTTGTTAAGCAACTCATTTGTCGCCTTCAGCCTCGAATCACGGCTCCTCATTATCTGAAACTGAAAACTATTACTACTCTTTGTTCGATATAGAGTAAAGAAAGAGACAATGGCAATACCAAGAATTGATGCCACGACAGACACGCCAACATAGCTATACAAAAGAAACAATGCAGCGGAAACTTGCAATGGCATCAACCATATAGGATGAAACTGCATCATCAAATCTGAGAGTTGTTGAGCATCAACAGCCATGTGATTCACAATCTGTCCAGTTCCATGAGCTTGTCTTGAAGAACTTGACAACCTTAAGCCCTTTTTGTAAACTGAAGTGATTATGCTCGAACGAACAAGCATACCAAGTTTCTGAGAGTGGAAGTTGAACTGATGACTACTAAGTACTTCAAGTGATTTTGCCGCAAAAAGGATCGATATCAAAACAATACCTTCACTACTCGTACCATCTTTCCTTGATgtgaaatcaacaaaactctCAATCAACAAGGGACCAACATACATAACACAAAGCTTAATGATTGCAAGGAAGCCCGTAAAAGCTATGTGTTTCCAAAAACACCTAAAAAGGGTAACTCCAACTGGATGCTTACTATTTTCCTCTGGTTTTGGCcaattgttttgaaaaagttcTGACATTTTTTCTGCTCTAAAATCGAGAGGAAGTAAAGGTACATCTTCTAGTTTAAGGGGTGTTTGGTAACCTTTATTAAGCAAAGGGTTCATCCAATACCAAACTGTTTTGGACAAAACTGAAGAACAGGCATAAGGACTCAAAGTTCTATCGGTGGAAACTGATGGATATGTTGCTACTACATCGGATATTCTTATCACATGAATACCTGATGACCCTTTTATTGATATGACAAAAAAGAACACAGATAATGGAAGATTAACCAAAGAGAATATGTCATCTATTCTCAAATTAAGCTCCAACTTTGTTTCACCAACGGTTATCATTCGAACAATAGCTGAAGCAGTGAACAAAGAAGCAATCACAAAGTTTGCTGCCCAATAAATTCTAAGTGGTAAAGGGTGTGTGGAAGCTTTCAACTTTATCTCATGTACCATTAGAATCACTATGACTATGTTGGTTATTGCTTGAAACAACCGAAAAAGTGCTTCTATTTGTTTCCATGAAGAAAGGTTATTGGTTTGAGTAAAAGCCAAGATTCCTAGAACAGTGTAACTTATAGCCAAAAGGGTAGTTAACAAAAAGGCTAGTTTGAACCAAAAGGTGATTCTATAGTCAGAATCGTTCTTTTGCAGAAGTGGTTTTGTGATTAAGGAGGTAGAGTTGGAACTTGAATAGAATCTTGAATAGAGTTTTTGAGCTGAAAAAGCTAAGAGGGAGAGCAAAAACAAGGAATCAAGAGCAGAAAGAAGAAGTCTCTGAGGACAAGGAGATAGGAAAATGAACC
Proteins encoded in this window:
- the LOC25488126 gene encoding ABC transporter C family member 14 — translated: MSSSSSAWLTSPSCTLLPIHSSSSTPQFILQWLRFIFLSPCPQRLLLSALDSLFLLSLLAFSAQKLYSRFYSSSNSTSLITKPLLQKNDSDYRITFWFKLAFLLTTLLAISYTVLGILAFTQTNNLSSWKQIEALFRLFQAITNIVIVILMVHEIKLKASTHPLPLRIYWAANFVIASLFTASAIVRMITVGETKLELNLRIDDIFSLVNLPLSVFFFVISIKGSSGIHVIRISDVVATYPSVSTDRTLSPYACSSVLSKTVWYWMNPLLNKGYQTPLKLEDVPLLPLDFRAEKMSELFQNNWPKPEENSKHPVGVTLFRCFWKHIAFTGFLAIIKLCVMYVGPLLIESFVDFTSRKDGTSSEGIVLISILFAAKSLEVLSSHQFNFHSQKLGMLVRSSIITSVYKKGLRLSSSSRQAHGTGQIVNHMAVDAQQLSDLMMQFHPIWLMPLQVSAALFLLYSYVGVSVVASILGIAIVSFFTLYRTKSSNSFQFQIMRSRDSRLKATNELLNNMRVIKFQAWEEYFGNKIQQFREAEHGWIGKFLYYFAVNMGILGTASITVAVLTFGTATFIGTPLKAGTVFTITSIIKILQEPLRTFPQALINISQATISLGRLDEFMMSKEMDDSAVQRDESCGGDVAVEIKDGKFSWDDNDENEALTVEELVIKKGDHAAIVGTVGSGKSSLLASVLGEMFKISGKARVCGTTAYVAQTSWIQNATIKENILFGLPMNMEKYKEALRVCCLEKDLEMMEYGDETEIGERGINLSGGQKQRIQLARAVYQDSDIYLLDDVFSAVDAQTGSFIFKECIMGTLKDKTVLLVTHQVDFLHNVDSIMVMREGRVVQSGKYDELLKAGLDFGALVAAHESSMEIAQTSDDSAQSPKLAHISSREKESAVEKKSSQDKSKSNKTAAKLIEDEERETGRVNLKVYKHYFTEAFGWWGIALMVAMSVACMLSTLVGDYWLATATADDSGIPSSTFITVYAVIAVVVCIVVMLRALLFTYWGLKTSQSFFVGMLQSILHAPMSFFDTTPSGRILSRVSTDILWVDIQIPMFVNFLTTTYLGLFSILIVTCQNSWETVFLLIPLFWLNNWYRKYYLATTRELTRLDSITKAPVIHHFSETISGVMTIRSLRKQNAFSQGNVDRVNASIRMDFHNIGANEWLGFRLDYTGVIFLCIATLFMIFLPSAIVRPEYVGMSLSYGLALSGLLSASIFMSCNVENKMVSVERIKQFTNLPSEAPWKIADKSLPHNWPSHGTIELNNLQVRYRPTTPLVLKGVSLTIEGGEKVGVVGRTGSGKSTLIQVLFRLIEPSAGKIIIDGINISNVGLHDLRSRFGIIPQEPVLFQGTVRTNIDPLGLYSEEEIWKSLERCQLKEAVAAKPEKLDALVVDGGDNWSVGQRQLLCLGRIMLKRSKILFMDEATASVDSQTDAVLQKIIRENFADRTIISIAHRIPTVMDCDRVLVIDEGFAKEYDKPSRLLERHSLFAALVKEYSNRSA